A stretch of Macadamia integrifolia cultivar HAES 741 chromosome 7, SCU_Mint_v3, whole genome shotgun sequence DNA encodes these proteins:
- the LOC122084866 gene encoding auxin-responsive protein SAUR64-like: MKPKGLVEMVKRWQRLAVLASKRVFFSRSMVRLVAGKGHFAVYAEDGRRFEVPLLFLGEPIFTELLKMGEKEFGLASDRPIMLPCDGDFLESVLSKLRYWHSGQPLKRLKKKAQICWVL; this comes from the coding sequence ATGAAACCTAAAGGACTGGTGGAGATGGTGAAGAGGTGGCAAAGGTTAGCAGTTTTGGCGAGCAAAAGGGTATTCTTCTCAAGATCAATGGTGAGGTTGGTTGCTGGTAAGGGACATTTTGCTGTCTATGCTGAAGATGGGAGACGTTTTGAAGTCCCACTGCTCTTTCTAGGGGAACCCATCTTCACAGAGCTTCTTAAAATGGGGGAGAAGGAGTTTGGGCTTGCAAGTGATAGGCCTATCATGCTGCCATGCGATGGAGATTTCTTAGAGTCTGTTCTTTCCAAACTCAGATATTGGCACTCTGGACAACCCTTGaaaagattgaagaagaaagcACAGATCTGCTGGGTTTTGTGA